One window of the Syngnathus typhle isolate RoL2023-S1 ecotype Sweden linkage group LG21, RoL_Styp_1.0, whole genome shotgun sequence genome contains the following:
- the LOC133145244 gene encoding ras-related protein Rab-19-like: MQTPGLEHDDSFDYLFKIILIGDSNVGKTCVVQNFKSGVFSEKQQNTIGVDFTVRTLDIEGKKVKMQVWDTAGQERFRTITQSYYRSAHGAMITYDITRRGTFESVSDWIHEVELYGAANVVLVLIGNKSDMEEEREVLFEEACCLANERGALAALETSAKEGQNVEESFIMMAKELLSRNGMQVHQDELESFSRPRFLLRTNSRPVNGTVDAFTSADKKSCC; the protein is encoded by the exons ATGCAAACTCCAGGGCTGGAACATGACGACTCCTTCGACTATTTATTCAAGATCATCCTAATCGGGGACTCCAATGTGGGGAAAACCTGCGTGGTCCAGAACTTCAAGTCGGGAGTCTTTTCGGAGAAGCAGCAGAATACCATTGGAGTGGATTTTACTGTACGCACTTTGGATATTGAAGGCAAGAAAGTTAAG ATGCAAGTGTGGGACACGGCAGGACAGGAACGTTTCCGGACCATCACTCAGAGCTACTACCGTAGTGCTCACGGCGCCATGATCACCTATGACATCACGCGACGTGGCACCTTTGAGTCGGTGAGCGATTGGATACACGAAGTGGAGCTTTACGGGGCGGCCAACGTGGTGCTGGTACTTATCG GTAACAAAAGTGACATGGAGGAGGAGCGTGAGGTTCTGTTCGAGGAGGCCTGCTGCCTGGCAAATGAAAGGGGCGCACTTGCTGCTTTGGAAACATCTGCTaag GAGGGTCAGAATGTGGAGGAGAGCTTCATAATGATGGCGAAGGAGCTCCTCTCTCGTAACGGCATGCAGGTCCACCAAGACGAGCTGGAAAGCTTCAGCAGACCCCGATTTCTCCTCAGGACTAACTCCCGTCCAGTGAACGGCACAGTGGACGCCTTCACATCTGCAGACAAAAAGTCGTGTTGTTGA
- the LOC133145242 gene encoding tetraspanin-8-like, whose protein sequence is MPLRSKHHQHASLPVLLLPCAFRALSKLGVCGGDMQRNAVVVVADKTSLKRPFIFACAVNMALCFFMLIMTAVGHRDLLQAGQLVSNVSVVILYILEIACLLLSVLGVFGACTGRRWCLILFAAGMAAASQTIIVKTALSYQDIYEKGVAREESKLLSMMPLSTTSKVNRTLLHSIQAHFKCCGVIEGYKDWGTAIPASCHCQSPGKCIRLRGSATLGAPKNQYVYQEACLPIYVSALKRAFSLAMGIKFGSGVFWAVLLVMSLKLMVQMKRKQEFMALLHSNRYVPGAF, encoded by the exons ATGCCGTTACGTTCTAAACATCACCAGCACGCCTCTTTGCCCGTTCTCCTTCTCCCGTGTGCTTTCAGGGCGTTGTCAAAGCTGGGGGTCTGCGGCGGTGACATGCAGCGGAACGCGGTGGTCGTGGTGGCGGATAAAACGAGCCTGAAGAGGCCGTTTATATTCGCCTGCGCTGTCAACATG GCTCTGTGCTTCTTCATGCTGATCATGACGGCGGTGGGCCACCGGGACCTCCTGCAAGCGGGTCAG CTGGTGTCCAACGTGTCCGTGGTGATTTTATACATCCTGGAAATTGCCTGCCTGCTGCTGTCTGTGCTCGGCGTATTCGGAGCCTGCACAGGGAGGAGGTGGTGTTTGATTCTG TTTGCAGCCGGGATGGCAGCAGCCAGTCAAACGATCATCGTCAAAACAGCGTTAAGCTACCAGGACATTTACGAG AAAGGGGTAGCGAGAGAGGAGTCCAAGTTGCTGTCCATGATGCCTCTGAGTACCACCAGCAAAGTCAACAGGACCTTACTTCATAGTATTCAAGCACAT TTTAAATGCTGTGGGGTCATTGAAGGCTACAAAGACTGGGGCACAGCCATCCCTGCTTCCTGTCATTGTCAGTCGCCAGGAAAATGC ATACGACTGCGAGGCAGCGCAACTCTAGGGGCTCCAAAGAACCAATATGTCTAtcaagag GCTTGCCTTCCAATCTATGTCTCGGCATTGAAGCGAGCATTTTCATTGGCCATGGGGATTAAATTTGGAAGTGGGGTTTTCTGG GCGGTTCTGCTGGTGATGAGTCTAAAGCTGATGGTGCAGATGAAGCGCAAACAGGAGTTCAtggccctgctccattccaatCGATACGTCCCCGGTGCCTTCTAG
- the LOC133145243 gene encoding tetraspanin-8-like — MGKVNIWLKRSFIIVTSLMAMIGALMLAGTLFSHGHYHQDEQFEDMLVGINTMYALSITTLILPIIGLYGACKEKRWGLIVFTVGKILGSLFVLYMTIHVLIVRPMVIKIVSKLYLSMQPISNASEIDLKILQKTQIEMECCGVQQGYMEWGYNISESCLCNGISANCVEAPTNSSLFQLAEDMPVMIYKEPCLPILISHINLAMRVVVGVSMGLTSLWTLSCVLSIAILCQLREKKDTLVVAYSREAKTGNYAVLAEPAELT, encoded by the exons ATGGGGAAAGTGAACATCTGGCTGAAAAGGAGTTTCATTATTGTCACAAGTCTGATGGCG ATGATCGGCGCGCTCATGTTGGCCGGAACCCTTTTCAGCCACGGGCACTACCATCAGGATGAGCAG TTTGAGGATATGCTCGTGGGCATCAACACCATGTACGCTTTGTCCATCACGACCCTGATACTGCCCATCATCGGCTTATATGGTGCATGCAAAGAGAAGAGATGGGGGCTCATTGTG TTCACAGTTGGAAAGATCCTGGGCAGCCTGTTTGTGCTTTACATGACCATCCATGTGCTGATCGTGCGGCCCATG GTCATCAAGATCGTGTCCAAATTATACCTAAGCATGCAACCGATTAGCAACGCCAGTGAGATCGATTTGAAAATCCTGCAGAAGACCCAAATAGAA ATGGAATGCTGTGGAGTGCAGCAGGGCTACATGGAGTGGGGCTATAACATCTCCGAATCCTGCCTGTGCAACGGCATCTCGGCCAACTGC gTTGAGGCCCCTACAAACAGCAGCCTGTTCCAGCTCGCTGAAGACATGCCAGTCATGATTTATAAAGAG CCATGTCTACCAATTCTGATTTCACATATAAACCTGGCCATGAGGGTCGTGGTGGGCGTCTCAATGGGCCTGACTTCACTTTGG ACGTTGTCGTGCGTGCTGAGCATCGCCATCTTGTGTCAGCTGAGAGAAAAAAAGGACACGCTGGTGGTGGCGTACAGTCGAGAGGCCAAAACGGGTAACTACGCCGTCCTCGCCGAGCCGGCGGAGCTCACCTGA